The DNA window AAATTTTGGAAGTAGCGGACGGCCTCATGGTTGCTCGCGGTGACCTCGGTGTAGAAATCCCTGCCGAAGAGGTACCAGTACTTCAAAAAATGATGATTGAAAAATGTAATGACTTGGGTAAACCAGTTATTACGGCAACCCAAATGCTGGAGTCCATGATTCAAAATCCACGTCCTACACGGGCAGAAGCAAGTGACGTAGCCAATGCCATCTTGGATGGTACGGATGCGATCATGTTGTCTGGTGAAACAGCAAATGGTGCTTACCCAGTAGAGGCGGTTACGACTATGACTCGCATTGCTGAGGTAACAGAACAAGCTGCTATTTACGATAGTAAAAATCGTGCTCGTCAAGATGTGGATATGACCACTACCAGTGCTGTATGTTTAGCAAGTGTGCGCATCGCTCAAAACCTTGGGGCTGCTGCTATTTTGACATGTACTGAATCTGGTCATACGGCGATTAGCACTGCTCGGCATCGTCCGGCTTGCAAAATTATTGCTGTAACACCGCATGAAGAAACAATTCGCCGCATGCAATTATGCTGGGGCGTAGAGGCTATTAAAGGCCATGAAATCGTTAACTCTGATGAAATGGTTAAACAAGCTATTACAGGTGCTTTGGGTACAGGTGCTATCGAGTCTGGTGATCTTGTAGTTGTTACAGCTGGTGTACCATCTGGTGCCACAGGGACTACAAATATGATTCGTGTTCATATTGCTGGTCAAGTACTCTTATCTGGTAATGGTATTTTGCGTAAATCCGTTACCGGTACTGTATTCATTGCTGCTAATCATAAGGGCAATTATGAAAGCTTCAAAGACGGCGACATCCTTGTGGTAGGCACAATGGAGCCTGAATTGATGACTGTTGCTAAACGTGCAGGTGGTATTATTGCTGTAGAGGATGGGTATACATCCGATAGTGCTATTGCGGGCATTACCTATGGTATTCCAGTTATTTTAGGTGCTAAAAATGCTCATGAAGTACTTTTAGAAGGTCAAGAAGTAACAATCGACGGTGAACGTGGCAAGGTGTTTGCAGGCATTGCAAATGCTCGATAATCTCTATGAGTGATAATTAAATAAGGAGGGATAATATGAATCCATATAATGTAACAGGACCTACTGCAACTGAGGTTGCACAGGTTGAAAGTATCGTATCCCAACGATTAAAAGGCTCTTTTTTGTGGATGGTGGTAGGCTTACTTACGACTATTGGCGTTGGTATAGCGGCATTGGCAAATCCTAATTGGTTACGTTTTGCGTACCAAAACTTTAATATTATCCTATTAGTTGAGCTTGGCGTAGTATTCCTATTCAGCGCGCGTGCGTATACTGCTAATGTTATGACATTGAGAGGTATGTTTTTCTTATATAGTGCGTTGAATGGTCTTACATTGACGCTCGTATCCTTGCGATACAATGTATTTGAAGTAGTCATCCCTGCGTTAATCGGCACATTGGCCTTCTTCATTGGCTTTGCAGTGGTAGGGGCTACTACAAAACGTAATTTATCATCCCTTACACCGTATGTAATGGCTGCTTTGCTGGGCATGATCATTGTATCCTTGGTGATGATGGCAGCTCGCTACTTTAACTGGGCTGTACTCAGTGGCTTTAGTGATACTGTGAGTCTAGTTTTAGGCTATGTAGGGGTTGTAGTATTCTCCATCTTTACGGCTATCGATGTGAACCGCATTAAAAATAATGTGACACAAGTAGCTCTTATGGAGGATGAAACAATTTTAGACCGCATTGAAATCACAGGTGCTTTGAGCCTATATTTAGATTTCATTAACTTATTCTTATCCTTATTGCGCATCTTTGGTAATAAGCGATAAAAGGAGATACTATGGACGATAGAGAATGGCAAACCTTTGTCACCGTTGTCGATGAAGGCAATATTACAAGGGCTGCAGAAAAACTATTTTTATCGCAACCAGCGCTTAGTTATCGGTTGCGCCATATGGAAAAAGCCTTGGGCCATTCTCTGTTGTTGCGTACTGCTGAAGGAATTGCCCTTACGGCACAAGGCGAGATTTTCTATGATTACTGTAAAAGAATGATGCAAGATCAAGAGGCCTTAGAAAATGCTATGAACTCAGCGTCTGGTAAGATTCAAGGAACCTTGAAAATCGCATCATCTATCAATTTTGCAGACTATGAACTACCGGCCTTACTGAAATCCTTCCGCGAACAATATCCAGATGTGCATATTCAAGTAAAGACTGCTTTCAGCCATCAAGTAGTAAAAATGTTCAATACTGGTGACTGTATGGTTGCCTTTGCTCGTGGCGGATATGATGTATCTGGTAAATCTGAATTACTATTAGAGGAACCGTATTGCTTGGTGTATAAGGAATTAGTACCACCAGAATCTCTTGAAAAGGTACCATTCATTAAATACCAAACCGATGCATCCGTAGCCAATATCATTGAAACGTGGTGTGCCGAACATTTTGAAGAGCCACCGAGCGTTGCGATGGATGTAAACTCTATGAGTACGTGCCGTCACTTTGTACGGGCTGGCCTTGGCTGGTCTATTTTGACCTATATGGGCCTTGGATCATGTAAGGACAGGGATATTTACGTAAGTCCATTGCGTAGTAAAGATGGCACATATATCACTCGTGATACCAACATGGTGTACACAAAGGATGCAGAAAATCTTGTGGTAGTTAAAACATTCATTGAGTATGTTCGTGATTACTATAAAAAACATACTGTCGTAGATAATAGTATTTTTAGAGAATATAAAGGATAGATTATACAAATCGAGTCTATATAAGGCTTTGCAAACGTCTATCCATGCTATTTCAGTATTAGACTTTTTCGATATAATCAGTCATAATAAAGGTGTCTCGAAAGAGCAAGGCAGTAACCATGTAAGTGCATGTATACCCCCTTTGGGGACGTATACATGCATTTTTTTCATTTGGGGCTGCAAATCTATGCTCAAAATGCATAAAAAGTATGAATGGTAGGTATAAAAGTTTTTATAACCCCTATAAAGGTAATCTATTATTCATAATTCTTTTAAGCATATATAATGAGTGTAGACAAAGCCTCCTAGAGTTCAATAGATGATAGTCGCGTATCACGAATCTCAAAGGGAGTGTTAGGATGATATACATGCCTAGGTTTTTAAGAAAGGAAAAAACATGGAAAGACTCGTAAAATTAGCCATTATCGTGCTAATTCCAATTATCCTCTGGTTTACAACTCCACCAGCAGGGCTTTCTGCGGAAGCGTGGCGCCTCTTAGGCTTCTACATTGCAGGTATCGTAGGTTTGATTTTAAAACCATACCCAATTCAAATTATTTTATTAGCTGTATTATCTGCTTCTGCATTATTCTTAGACAATGCAAAAGATATCTTGGTAGGTTATGGCTCCACAGCATTGTGGATGATCATCGCTGCGTTCTCTTTGAGCGTTGCGTTTGGTAAAACTGGCCTTGGTCACCGCGTTGCATACCATTTGATTAATGCATTCGGTTCTACTGTATTGCGTCTTGGTTATGTAACAGCACTTCTTGATTTAGTATTATCTCCAGCTACACCTTCTAACACAGCACGTGCGGCTGGTATCGTATATCCAATTAACTTATCCATTGCTGAATCCATCGGTTCTTATCCTGGCGATACTGCCAAACGCGGTGGTTCCTTCATCTTGATGAATGGTTACTTCGTAACAAAAATTACATCCTTCATGTTCTTAACAGCAATGGCTCCTAACGTGTTGGCGTTGGACTTTGTTACTAAAATCACTGGTCTTAACATGACTTGGGCTGAATGGGCTTTGGCCTTAGCTCTTCCAGGTCTTGTAATGTTAATCTTCGTACCACTTGTAGGTTACTGGATTGACCGTCCTGAAGCAGTAAAAATTGACAATAAGAAATTGGCTGCTGATGGTCTTGCCAAATTAGGACCTATGAAAATGTCTGAAAAAATCTTGGCTGTTGTATTTATTCTTGCTCTTATCGGTTGGGCATTGCCTTCCATCGGTTTTGACTTGAGCCCAACAGCAGTAGCTTTAGTTGCTATGACTGTTGTATTCTTCGCTGGTATCATCACTTGGGATGACATGGTTCAAACTAAAGCTGTTTGGAACACATTCATCTGGTTTGGTGCTATCCTTGGTTTATCTACTGCTTTAACAAAAGCTAAATTCTTCGCTTGGCTTGCAGCATTTATGCAAGCAAACTTGGCACTCGATGTATCTCCACTCGTAGTTGTATTGATTCTTTCTGCTATTAGCGTAGTCATTCGTTACTTATTCGCTTCCAGTACTGCATATATTGCATCTATGCTTCCAGTATTCTTAACTGTAGGTATGGCAGCTGGTGTTAACCCTGTTATGTTTGGTTTAGTATTGCTTGCAACAAATGCGTTTGGTGGTCTTGTAACTCACTACGGTGCATCTCCTGGTCCAATCATCTACTCTGCAGGTTACAATAACTTGAAAGATTGGTGGACTGCTGGTGCAATCTTAGCAGTATTGAGTTGGATTCTACTCTTTGTAGTAGGTATTCCTTGGTGGACTTTCATCGGTATGATTTAATCACCATGTAATTTTATAATCAACATTGTTTTAACGGCACGGACCAGACATTCGCGACACGTCTGGTCTTTGCCATTTGATATATTTTTAGTGAAAGGATGCAACATGGCACAATTAGTAAAAGCTGCACAAGCTGGCTTCGACGAAAAAAATGATGCATTAGTAACGGTTGAACCGATTGCTAGCGGTATCGAAATTGAATTAACATCCAAAGTTATCCGCCAATACGGAGATCAAATTAAATCCGTTGTTTTAAACACAGTTAAAGAAGCTGGTTTTGACGGCGTAAAAGTAATCGTACAAGATAAAAATGCTTGGGATTACACAATTAAAGCTCGCGTATTAGGCGCATTGGAAAGGGGGAGCAAAGCATAATGGCTAACGATAAAACATTCCCAGAAGTTAAGACAAATCCATTAACAGAGGCTGCTAAAAAACGCTTGTCTCGTTCCATGATGTTCGTACCTGGTAATACACCTAAAATGATTAACAGTGCTGATATTCACGGCTCTGACTCCATCATGATCGATATCGAAGATTCCGTGCCTATTACAGAAAAAGACACAGCTCGTCTTTTAACTGCAGAAGCATTGAAATCTCGTAAATTCCGTGCAGAAACAGTTGTTCGTAT is part of the Veillonella sp. genome and encodes:
- a CDS encoding DASS family sodium-coupled anion symporter, with product MERLVKLAIIVLIPIILWFTTPPAGLSAEAWRLLGFYIAGIVGLILKPYPIQIILLAVLSASALFLDNAKDILVGYGSTALWMIIAAFSLSVAFGKTGLGHRVAYHLINAFGSTVLRLGYVTALLDLVLSPATPSNTARAAGIVYPINLSIAESIGSYPGDTAKRGGSFILMNGYFVTKITSFMFLTAMAPNVLALDFVTKITGLNMTWAEWALALALPGLVMLIFVPLVGYWIDRPEAVKIDNKKLAADGLAKLGPMKMSEKILAVVFILALIGWALPSIGFDLSPTAVALVAMTVVFFAGIITWDDMVQTKAVWNTFIWFGAILGLSTALTKAKFFAWLAAFMQANLALDVSPLVVVLILSAISVVIRYLFASSTAYIASMLPVFLTVGMAAGVNPVMFGLVLLATNAFGGLVTHYGASPGPIIYSAGYNNLKDWWTAGAILAVLSWILLFVVGIPWWTFIGMI
- the citD gene encoding citrate lyase acyl carrier protein; translation: MAQLVKAAQAGFDEKNDALVTVEPIASGIEIELTSKVIRQYGDQIKSVVLNTVKEAGFDGVKVIVQDKNAWDYTIKARVLGALERGSKA
- a CDS encoding Bax inhibitor-1 family protein, coding for MNPYNVTGPTATEVAQVESIVSQRLKGSFLWMVVGLLTTIGVGIAALANPNWLRFAYQNFNIILLVELGVVFLFSARAYTANVMTLRGMFFLYSALNGLTLTLVSLRYNVFEVVIPALIGTLAFFIGFAVVGATTKRNLSSLTPYVMAALLGMIIVSLVMMAARYFNWAVLSGFSDTVSLVLGYVGVVVFSIFTAIDVNRIKNNVTQVALMEDETILDRIEITGALSLYLDFINLFLSLLRIFGNKR
- the pyk gene encoding pyruvate kinase, producing the protein MKRTKIVCTVGPGTDKFGILEDMMRAGMNVARFNFSHGSHEEQAERMQMVRDAAMIVNKPIALLLDTKGPEVRLGLFKEGKVFLEAGQQFTLTTDDVEGTKEISSVNHKGLVGDVSVGDKILLADGLVTLTIDAIEGNNIITTVQNSGEIGNRKRVAVPGVALSLPPVSEQDEADLRFGCQQGVDFVAASFMQRGKDIVAIRRILESEKKDIKIIAKIENAEGVKNIDEILEVADGLMVARGDLGVEIPAEEVPVLQKMMIEKCNDLGKPVITATQMLESMIQNPRPTRAEASDVANAILDGTDAIMLSGETANGAYPVEAVTTMTRIAEVTEQAAIYDSKNRARQDVDMTTTSAVCLASVRIAQNLGAAAILTCTESGHTAISTARHRPACKIIAVTPHEETIRRMQLCWGVEAIKGHEIVNSDEMVKQAITGALGTGAIESGDLVVVTAGVPSGATGTTNMIRVHIAGQVLLSGNGILRKSVTGTVFIAANHKGNYESFKDGDILVVGTMEPELMTVAKRAGGIIAVEDGYTSDSAIAGITYGIPVILGAKNAHEVLLEGQEVTIDGERGKVFAGIANAR
- a CDS encoding LysR family transcriptional regulator — encoded protein: MDDREWQTFVTVVDEGNITRAAEKLFLSQPALSYRLRHMEKALGHSLLLRTAEGIALTAQGEIFYDYCKRMMQDQEALENAMNSASGKIQGTLKIASSINFADYELPALLKSFREQYPDVHIQVKTAFSHQVVKMFNTGDCMVAFARGGYDVSGKSELLLEEPYCLVYKELVPPESLEKVPFIKYQTDASVANIIETWCAEHFEEPPSVAMDVNSMSTCRHFVRAGLGWSILTYMGLGSCKDRDIYVSPLRSKDGTYITRDTNMVYTKDAENLVVVKTFIEYVRDYYKKHTVVDNSIFREYKG